The DNA sequence GATTCCCAGCCTAACCCTTTTAACGGCGATAGCACCGCAATATGGACATTTGTAGATGCTCTTACTCTTCTGTAAGATACTCTCAACTCTCTTCCTTATCTTCAGACCGTACCTAGGTGTCCTGAGCTTACTTCTAGGCGCTCTCACCATTCATATCGCCTCTCTCACTATCTCAGCGAGTTCAGGCCACTTACCCTTGGCTACGCTCACCATATTTAAAATCTCATCGACCTTGAAGGTGCCGTGCTTCTTCTGTATTGAGCATACCTTACCTTCCTTGTTTATCGCTATCGTGATTGAGGCATCACAAACACCTTCTTCCTCTATCGTTGGGTCTAGGAGCATCTTATTACCTATCTTGACGAATGTGAAGTTTATCGGTATGTCCTTGAGCTCAAGCCTCCTCTTGCGCTCCTTCACCTCAACCTCCCCGTTCTCCTTGAGAACGACCTCTGGTACCTCGGTCCTTCCCAATGCTATCAAGCTCGCCAGCGTCAGGGAGTCCTCTAAGTTACCGTCGTAATCGAGCACGTACATGTCCAGGAAAAGCATGTAAACTAACTTTCCTGGGGAGATCACCAAGGAGCTTAAGTCTATAGCATCAGCGCTCCTTATTGCTCTATCCACTATCCTAGCTAGCTCTATAGCTCCCTCATCCGGAGGGCCTGGCTCGAACGTCGGTGAAGCGACTGGAAGGAGCTCTACATTCGATACGAAAACACCCTTGTCCGGGGTATCGGGGAACGGTTCTCCGAGGTCAGCTTTGACCCCAACGAGCACCTGTGTCTCTCCTAACTTCAACCAGGACTCACCCTCAGCCTTAGTGAAAGTGCCGCTCAGCACATCTATGGGCCTGTAATCGTACAGACCTCTGCCATCTAACCTCTGTCCCCTCTCAACGAGATCCCTTATGTAATCCTTCATCAGGTTGTGGGTCAGGATCTCCTGATCGAACATTCACACCAACCTCCCGATCCCCCTCTCAATCAGATGGTAAGGTCTCTTGAGAGCCTCCTTCTGGACCTCATAAACGAACCTTATGGCCTTCCTTCCCAATTCGAGGGCTTGCTTTAACTGATCCTCGCTGAGAGTGCCGTCAGCTTGGAGGAGAGTCACTTCCTCAGATTCCATCGTCATCGCCAGCGGCATATCGGAGTCACCCCACATGTCCTCATCGTGGTTCGGATCAACCACTATGAAATCACCTATCCTACCGATTGAACATGCAGCCACGAGCCCCCTCATCGCGACACCAGCGCTAGCTAAGGCAAGGGATGCCGCATTTATCCCGGCTACTCTGGTACCTGCATCCGACCTCAAGACCTCCACAAATATATCTATTACAGCACCAGGATAATTTTCAACGAATATAGCGGGCTTTAAAGCTTCTCTTATAACTTTAGAGAGCTCTATGCTCCTCCTATCAGGTCCTGGCCTCCTCCTCTCCGGGGTCGAGAAGGGGGCCATGTTGTACCTCGCCCTTATGAGAGCCCTATCGGGAAGGATCATGTGCTTTGGATGAATCTCCCTGGGCCCGAAGACGGCCGCTAGAATCCTATTCCCTCCCCATTCGACGAAAGCAGATCCATCAGCTCTCTCTAGAACTCCTACCATCATCTTGATGGGCCTCATCTCGTAAGGGAGCCTTCCATCGGTCCTAACTCCTTCCTCCGTTATCAATCTCTCAGGTTTCCTCTCAACGTAGAGGGGCATGACCATCACCTACATGAGTTCTTGGGAGAGAAGGGAGATCACCCTATCGCTTAACCCTGAAACGTGAGATTCCTCCTCTATCTTCCTCAGGGCCTTCTCAAGGGCTATCAACTCCCTTACTGAAGGAGGCTTCACCCAGATCCTCCCGTTATTGGCTACTATTATCTCACTCCTCGTCTTCTCCTTGAGTATGGAAAGCATTGACTGCCTCTTCCCTATCACTCTAGGTACCTTAGCCGGATCGACCTCAAGGATGTAACCTCCCTCAAGCTTCCCCAAGCCTTCGAAATCTATTGTGAGTATCAGGGAAGAGGCACCGTCGAAGGACTTCACCTTCGCGAGTATCACATCACCTACCTTCAGGTCATACTTCCTGAGATCCACCCTCTCAGCGACCCTGCTCCTGGGGATCGGTATGGCTCCCTGGTAAGGGGACCTTATGTCCACCAGTATCGTATTACCGCTCACCTTAGCGATGATGCCTATCACTATATCCTCCTCCTTGGGCATGTAAGCTCCAGCTAGCGGTACTACGGAAACCTCCTCATCTTTTAAATCAGCTAATCCTAACTTCTTAGATCTTATTATCCCGATCTCATCTACATAAACATCCCTTCCTAGCTTGAACTTCCCCTTAGCGAGGGGTTGTCCGGGTACGACTACTTCCCTATCCCTCACATACAACAGCTTCTCACTCAACTTTAGCCTGACCTCCCATCTCACCTATCCTCTCGAAGAGGAGCATCTGAGCCCCGATCGGTACCTCTGCGACAAAAGTCACCTTCTCTCCATCCTCTGACCACTTTTCAGATATCACGTTCCCCTGACCGATGAGTAGAGACCTAGCCTTTGCCCAAGCTGAAGACGGGACCGTTACAACCATTCTTACCTGTCCGGTCTTCAGAGGAAGAACTTTCCTAAGCTGATCAACTACATCCTTCACTTGCTGCTCAGGTTCCTTCATAGGGTCTATCCTCACCTTGGCCTCCCTCATCGCTTTTTCTATCCTAGAGGGAGGGTGGGGTAGGTTCGTCTGAGGATCGACGAAGTTCTTATGCACATAATTTACTATCCACCTCATCTTCTCCTCCTGCAGTTTCTTCCTGTACTCAGCGGTCAGCTGCACCTCACCCTCCTTCAGTATGATCTCCGCTATACTGTACACATCAGTCGTCCCGAAGGCCTTCTTCAGGTCAGAGGTAGGAGCTATCTCGGATTTTCTAGCATCAGTGAAAACATTTTCCACAGCGAGTATGCTCCTTACATCCACCTGCTTCCCCTCTCTGAACTGGTAGGCTTTCTCAGGATACACATATATTTCAAACCTCTTCCCAGCCCGTGTTATCCTAGCTATAACGGGCTCAGGCACAAAATCACCCTTCTCTCGCTTTCCTAGTGTAATTCGCTATCTCCTCCCTCGATAGCTCCCTGAACTTCCTAGTAGTTAGATCTATGACAGCTATCTCCAAGTAATTCTCGTTGACCTCTTCCTCCTCTGATTCCATAGCGACCCTGACGGCGTATGTTAAGCATTCATCGAGGGAGAACTCCTGCTTGAAGGTCTGCCTGAATGTCTCGTTCACTTTGTCCGAGTTCTTACCCACAGCGAATGCCATGTAGTCATAGTAAGCACCCCCAGGATGAGTGACGTAAAGCTCAGGCCCCTCATCTATTCCCCCCAATATTATCATGACACCGAAGGGCCTTAGGCCAGCGTATTGGGTGAATTGCTGTTTGTAGAGAGCGAGTCTCTTAGCTAGGTTCTTCACCGTTATCGGTTCCCCATAAACTAGCCTATTGTACTGAGCCTCTATCCTACCCCTCTCTATCAGGACCAAACCATCACCGACGAGCCCAGCCGCTATAGCCCCTATGTGCTCGTCTATCTTGTATATCTTCTCAGGTGGTGTGGCTAGAGGGGAGATGTACTTCCTTATCGCTAGGAGGACGACTCCATCCTTACATTTCATTCCTACCGCTAAAGGAGTCCTCTTGGTAGCTGAAAGAGCGTACTCTACCTGTAAGAGCCTCCCATCTGGACTGAATACCGTTATGGCTCTATCATATCCGGTGACCTGAGGGAACATCGTTCAACACCTCTACCGCTCACTCAACTCCAACATCACGACATTATATTTCTATCTATTCTCGGGACTAGTCACCCAGGATGGAAGCGAGTGCGTCCAAAAACCCGAAGTGAGAGATCCTGGAGATCTCCCTTCATATGTTAATTGTCCCTTTCTCAAAGGGAGTTTCCCTCCTCTACCGCCGAGAGCTCTCTCTCGAGCGTCTCAGTATGATTTACGAATAATCCTCTCTCCGCTTACATCTTCCGTTAGGGTAAGGGTCTACCGTTCGGGACGCAGGATTTATGATGAGATCTCT is a window from the Candidatus Korarchaeum sp. genome containing:
- the rrp4 gene encoding exosome complex RNA-binding protein Rrp4, which encodes MRWEVRLKLSEKLLYVRDREVVVPGQPLAKGKFKLGRDVYVDEIGIIRSKKLGLADLKDEEVSVVPLAGAYMPKEEDIVIGIIAKVSGNTILVDIRSPYQGAIPIPRSRVAERVDLRKYDLKVGDVILAKVKSFDGASSLILTIDFEGLGKLEGGYILEVDPAKVPRVIGKRQSMLSILKEKTRSEIIVANNGRIWVKPPSVRELIALEKALRKIEEESHVSGLSDRVISLLSQELM
- the rrp42 gene encoding exosome complex protein Rrp42: MFDQEILTHNLMKDYIRDLVERGQRLDGRGLYDYRPIDVLSGTFTKAEGESWLKLGETQVLVGVKADLGEPFPDTPDKGVFVSNVELLPVASPTFEPGPPDEGAIELARIVDRAIRSADAIDLSSLVISPGKLVYMLFLDMYVLDYDGNLEDSLTLASLIALGRTEVPEVVLKENGEVEVKERKRRLELKDIPINFTFVKIGNKMLLDPTIEEEGVCDASITIAINKEGKVCSIQKKHGTFKVDEILNMVSVAKGKWPELAEIVREAI
- the rpl37ae gene encoding 50S ribosomal protein L37ae (structural models have indicated that the folded zinc-finger motif interacts mainly with domain III of 23S rRNA, whereas the amino-terminal region of L37 interacts primarily with domain II), which encodes MVRAPRSKLRTPRYGLKIRKRVESILQKSKSIYKCPYCGAIAVKRVRLGIWRCEKCGKEFTGGAWEPSTAVARSAELTREGS
- a CDS encoding ribosome assembly factor SBDS, with the translated sequence MPEPVIARITRAGKRFEIYVYPEKAYQFREGKQVDVRSILAVENVFTDARKSEIAPTSDLKKAFGTTDVYSIAEIILKEGEVQLTAEYRKKLQEEKMRWIVNYVHKNFVDPQTNLPHPPSRIEKAMREAKVRIDPMKEPEQQVKDVVDQLRKVLPLKTGQVRMVVTVPSSAWAKARSLLIGQGNVISEKWSEDGEKVTFVAEVPIGAQMLLFERIGEMGGQAKVE
- a CDS encoding archaeal proteasome endopeptidase complex subunit alpha encodes the protein MFPQVTGYDRAITVFSPDGRLLQVEYALSATKRTPLAVGMKCKDGVVLLAIRKYISPLATPPEKIYKIDEHIGAIAAGLVGDGLVLIERGRIEAQYNRLVYGEPITVKNLAKRLALYKQQFTQYAGLRPFGVMIILGGIDEGPELYVTHPGGAYYDYMAFAVGKNSDKVNETFRQTFKQEFSLDECLTYAVRVAMESEEEEVNENYLEIAVIDLTTRKFRELSREEIANYTRKAREG
- the rrp41 gene encoding exosome complex exonuclease Rrp41, whose protein sequence is MPLYVERKPERLITEEGVRTDGRLPYEMRPIKMMVGVLERADGSAFVEWGGNRILAAVFGPREIHPKHMILPDRALIRARYNMAPFSTPERRRPGPDRRSIELSKVIREALKPAIFVENYPGAVIDIFVEVLRSDAGTRVAGINAASLALASAGVAMRGLVAACSIGRIGDFIVVDPNHDEDMWGDSDMPLAMTMESEEVTLLQADGTLSEDQLKQALELGRKAIRFVYEVQKEALKRPYHLIERGIGRLV